CCTTTTCAAAAGTCACCATCGTATCATGCCACCGGATCCGGTGGGGAGTAGAGAAGGACTTTACCATGACGACTGATAACTCACCGAAAAAACGAACGTAATCACACAAATCATTATAAATAAGGATGGCCGCTTTGCCGACATCCTGTGTGATGGAGAGTTTATTCCTATTATCCGGTGTCGTAAAAAGAAAGTTATCCCCCGTGAAACGTTTATAAATCGATTCAAAGTCAGGATTCATTCCTTCCACGGAAAATTTCAGGTTCTTTTCCTTACATAAATGCTCGATCTGAACCAGACACGCGGTTCCAGACACATCCAAATAATCTACCGCAGAGAGATCCACAATAACTGCCCCTTCACTCTGAGAACGAAGACCTTTAGCACTTTGTGACCAAAGGGCTTCGGCAGCAGAAATATCGAGCCTTCCGGACAAAGTAATCCGCAAGTTCTTTTCATTTTCCTTCTGGATTTTGATCTCTGGCACGGTGAATATGGTTGGTACAGTTAGTTTGCGTCCGTGACGTAAGCAAATATCCCCTGGTAATTAAACAATTTAATCCAGAATTCTTTTGTCCTAAATACATCTCTTTAAGTAAAAAGAATTGATTGATGCTTCCCGAAATCAGGGCTAAACAAAATGGATCACGCCTACCTATATGAATACACGAGCCCTTGATTCACTTAATATTACCCGTTCATCCGTCACGACAGCCACCCTTGTCCAGAAAATCCCCCATGGATTGATCCTGCAGACCCGAGCAATTTGCTCCACTAAAAAACATATTTATAGTGCCGATGGTGACATTAATAAACATCGTCACATGACCGGTTTGGGCGATCAAATCAAAGGTTCTTTAAAAATCGAACTCATCTCTGATGATGCTGTCCGCGTGCGGTATAGCGAAGGCAATACCGTTCCTGAAAACAAAACCCCTATGGTCGTGGGGGCACTCCCCCCCGCCGGGAAAGTCGCTTTTGCGGAATTCAAAGACGAATCCGGCGGAAAGAAAAAAAATGGTATCACTCTGACGACCAAAACAATTTGCGTGAAGGTCATGCTCGAACCCTTCCGGATCGAAATCTTTGACCGCAAGGGCAAATTGCTGACGGGTATCGGTGGGGAAGAAAAGAACTTTTTCTGTAACTGGGACGCCATCAATACCGGCCTGTGCCATAGTCTCGAGAGCAAAAGCCCGATCGGCGTCGAATGTTTCGACCTCGCCCATGATGAAGCCATCTACGGCTTTGGTGAGAAATTCATCCACCTGAATAAAGTCGGGCAAACCATCGATCTCGATATGACCGATGCCCTCGGGGTCATTACCCCGCGCAGCTATAAGAATATCCCCTTTTACGCCAGCACAAAAGGTTATGGGGTTTATTTTAACCACTCCAGCCGCATGACATTCTGGGTCGGAAGCCGCTCCACCGTAAATATCCAAGCCGCCATAGAGGATGACTTCCTCGATTACACGATTTTTACGGGTTCCCTGAAAAAAATCCTCTCAGATTATACGACGATTACGGGAAAAGGCTGTCTGCCCCCAAAATGGAGTTTCGGTTATTGGCAGAGTAAGATCAGTTATTCTGGGGCTGAAGAAACCCTCGAGATCGCGCGCAATTTGCGTAAACATAAATTCCCCTGCGATGTCATCCACCTTGACACCTACTGGTTCGAGCGCGACTGGTATTGCGATCTCCAGTTTAGTAAGGATCGTTTCCCCGATCTGGCCGGTTATTTTGCGCAGATGAAAGCCCTCGGTATCAATATCTCCTTGTGGCAGCTTCCCTATATCCCTGAGCATAATGACCTTTTCGACCGTTTGGCGGCTGTGGATGGATTTGTCAAAACCACTGGAGGCGAAATCTTCAATCTCGGCCTGTGTTTCACGCCCGGATTCAAAGGCCGCGTCGGAGTCATTGATTTTACTCATCCCAAAGCCGTGGAGATTTATAAGGGTGAACTCATCCGTCTTTTCAAAATAGGGGCCTCAGTCATCAAAACCGATTTTGGTGAAGCCGCCCCCGCGGAAGGTGTCACTTATTACGACGGCACCCCGGCCCACCAGATGCATAACCTTTATCCCCTGCTCTATAATAAAGCCGCTTTCGAAGCCACACAGCAAACCCGTGGCGAAGGCCTCGTCTGGGGTCGCTCCGCTTGGGCCGGCAACCAACGCTACCCCCTTTACTGGGGCGGGGATAATAGTGCGAATTTCGCAAATATGCCTGCGCAACTTGCGGGAGGACTCTCCTTCGGGATGTCCGGTTTCGCCTTTTGGAGTCAGGATACCGGCGGATTTATCGGAGAAATGGGTGGTGTTCTTTTCCTGCGCTGGTTACAAATGGCTGTATTCCTCTCCCACATGCGCATCCACGGGTTTGGTATGCGTGAACCCTATAATCTCCCGCCAAAAGCTCGGGCGATTGCCAAGAAATTCCTCCATCTCCGTTACCGCCTGCTCCCCTACATCTACGGCCAGGCACAAGAATGTGTGAAATCTTCCTTGCCCATGGCCCGTGCCCTCGTTCTGGAATTCCAAAATGACCCAGTCACCCGCCATATCGATGACGAATACCTTTTCGGGAGCAATTTGCTCGTCGCTCCGATTTTTGATGAATCCGCCCAACGCACGGTTTACCTGCCTGAAGGCCGGTGGTACGACTGGTGGACAGGAAAGGTGTGGGAAGGCAAACAATGGATCAATGTCAAAGCCCCGCTGGACCGTATTCCCCTTTTTGTCCGCGAAGGCGCAGTCATCGCTCTCGGCCCTGTCCTCCAGTATGTGAATGAAAAAACGGTCGATCAACTCGAACTCATTGTCGCTCCCCTGTCCCAAGACGGTAAAAAGACGACCACCCTCTCCATTGATGACCGGTTCGTCACTGCGACCTACACCTGCCTCAAAGGTAAACATACGATCAAAATCCCCAAAGCAAATTGCCCCATCAAAATCAAGGTCCTCGGCGGAAAACATAAAATCCGGGTGGAGTAAAAATTACTGCAATTTAAATATACTTATCCAACACAAGAATTAATCATCATTTTTTTCGTGCATTCAGTTTTGTAGTTGTTTAAAAAATTAGAGTGTCAGAAAGCAATTATCAAACCTATCTAGATACTGCGGTAGAAGAGGGCTGGCTTACGACCGATGATTCTCAGGCTTGGGCCGCATGGCTCACCGAAAACCAAGTTTCTGATCCTTTGGCCACACTGGTGGAGCAAGGAGTCCTCACTCCAGAACAAATTGCATGGATCGACTCTCCTTCCTCCCCTGACGAAGAGGAGGAAACAGAGCAAGTAGACACAGAACCCGTCCAAACAGGAGGATCCACTCCTCAGGAACAGGTTCAAGAACCTGAAAGGGAGGTCGCTCTGGGTGATGACGGGCTTCTCCCCTTTTTGAATGACTATTTGAAAGTAGCCAAACAGATGGATGCATCGGATTTCCATTTCGGAGTATCTTCCCCACCCTTAATGCGATTGCACGGCAAGTTACAGCCCATTTTCCCCGATTCTAAGCCATTAGAACCAGAACAAACCGAGGCAAAAATATTCGACATGATTTCTGAGGTGCAAAAAAAACAACTCTTGGACTCGGGCGAGATTGATTTTTCTTATGATATTGAAGGCACCGGGCGTTTCCGGTCGAGTATCGTCAAACAACGTTTGGGTTATGATGCTGTTTTCCGCCTGATTAATTCCAAAGTACGGACCATGGATGAGCTCGGGATTCCCGAACACCTAAAAATCCTGACAAAATTCCAAAACGGGCTTGTCCTGATCACTGGCCCCGCAGGGAGTGGAAAATCCACGACAATGGCCGCATTTATAGAAGAGGTCAACCGCCAGAGGCATGACCATATTATCACCCTAGAAGACCCGATCGAATATGTCTTTGAACCCAGCGGCTGTCACATCAGCCAGCGCGAGGTCCATACCCATACAGAATCATTTTCCGCCGCCTTGCGCGGTGCCCTGCGTGAAGATCCGGATGTGATCATGGTGGGTGAGATGCGTGACCTCGAGACGATCTCACTGGCGATCACCGCTGGCGAAACCGGGCACTTAGTCTTTGGCACACTCCATACCAGTAGCGCCGGGCGTACCCTCGACCGTGTCTTGGATGCCTTCCCTGTCGAACAACAAGCCCAGATCCGCACAATGGTGGCCGGTTCCCTGCGCGGGATCGTCTCTCAGCAACTCATCCCCCGCATCGATGGTTCCGGGCGTGTGTTAGCTTTGGAAATCCTCATTAATACGATGGCTTGCGCCTCCCTGATCCGTGAAGGAAAAACATTCATGCTCCCTGGGGTCATGCAAACCGGGAAAAAAGCTGGGTGCCGCACAATGGACGACGCACTCAAACAACTCCTCCTTGACGAGTTAATCAGCGCTGAAGAAGCCTATGCGCGTGCTGACCAAAAGGACATGTTTAAAGAATACCTCCCTGAAGCTGTAAAGGAGCCCATCTAATGTCAAAAATCGACCGCGTTTTTAAACTCATGATCGAAAAAGGTTCCTCAGACTTACACCTCCATGAGGGAAAACCCCCCTTGGCCCGTGTCCACGGGGAAATCGAACCCATCTCCGATGAGATTATGACCCGTGAACTCATCTATGCTATGCTCAGCGAAATCTCAGGGGCCGAACGTTGGGACAAATTCATGCAATGTGGGGACTTGGACTTTGCTTATCAAATGGATGAAAACAACCGTTTCCGGGCAAATTTCTACAAACAAGTCTCAGGAGCCGGAGCCGTTTTTCGTATTATCCCGACAAAAATCCTGACTTTGGAGCAGCTGGGCATGCCGCAGGTCATTAAAGAGTTTGGTCAATTACGCTCTGGGATAGTCCTCGTCACTGGTCCTACCGGTAGCGGGAAATCCACTACACTTGCGGCCTTGATCGATTATATTAATACCACCATGTCCAAACATATTGTGACGATTGAGGAACCGATAGAATTCGTCCATCGAAACAAACAAAGTGTCATTACCCAGCGGGAAGTCCATGTCGACACAAAATCCTTTAAAAGTGGATTAAAAGCCGCTCTGCGCGAAGATGCCGATGTCATTCTTGTCGGTGAAATGCGTGACTTGGAGACGATCGCCCTCGCCCTCACCGCTGCGGAAACGGGCATGCTGGTCTTTGGCACACTCCATACAAATAACGCCCAAAAAACCATCGACCGTATTATTGATGTCTTCCCTGCAAATCAACAACCCCAAGTACGTACCATGCTCTCCTCCTCCCTGCGAGGTGTAGTGGCCCAGCTCTTGATGAAGCGCATTGATAAGCCCGGGCGCTTGGCAGTGAATGAAATCCTTTTCTGTAACCTTGCCGTGAGCGCGATTATCCGTGAAGGGAAAACACAAAAACTCGGGGATGTCATCGGGGGTGGGTCCGGTGAAGGAATGCAACTCATGGATGATTGTATCGCCCAACGCCTCATGGAAGGGAAAGTCTCCCCTGTAGAAGCCTACATGAAATCCATTGATAAAACCCGCTTCGAGAACTTTCTGCCCAAAGACCAGCCCATCGGCGCGTGAAAATTAAAATATTTTCTTTTCCCCATAAACCCCAGTGTAAGCAGATCCATCCACTACCAAATCCCCCGTAATTTACCAGTCCAGCCCTTGTCATTAAATCACACCTTCATCTCAGGGCCGCATACCTGAGCGTTTACTCATTTTATCTTTTTAAAACGGTATAATCCCTGACTAATCTCTTTGAATGATACTCCACCCCATTCATCGGGAGAAGTATTCTCTTCCGTGCGGACATACACCCCAAAATAATTCTTATCATCTTCTTGTAAAACAAAATACACACCCGTTTCGGCGTTGAGGACCTTTAAAAGCCCCTTATCCGAGAGGTCTTGGGGAAGTTTATCCAAAGGAATCTCATGAGTGTCCATCACACAAATGGCTTGGGCCGCTTGCTTAAGCTGCTCTTCACCGACTTTTTGAATAAACTGTTTTTCCTGAACTGAGCCAGAGCATCCTGTTAGGATTAATACGAGTAAGAAACAGATGTGTCGGAATGTCATAGGTTTTGATTTCAAGCCTCGTTCTTTTGGGTGGTTTGAATGTAATCAAAGAGGATATTATAACTTTCATCCAAAGCAGGATCGATCTCGGGCATATCTTCAAAGGGATCATCCTCACCATTCTTATCTCTAGCCGCTTCACGTTCCTTTTTCTTCTTAGCGATTTCTTCCGGTGGAATCTCATGGGGCACAGGTTTATCCACAGTCATTTGAAGGACCTTCACATTCATCGTCTTGCGGGCTAACCTTTCTTTCTTACGGGCTTCAATCCTCGCCTTATCAGCGTTTTTCTCATCCATGCGGGTCTTTTCATTGAGAGAGATTGGACGATCTTTGGGACGGGATTCCTGGATTTTGATATCTTCAAGGATGTATTTATAATCTGGATTTTTTTCAATTCTTGCCAATGACTTTTTACTGAGTTGATCGGTAATCCCGGGATTCATATTATTATAATTACTGAACTTCGTGGAAGGAATCTCGTCATAAGGTAAGGGACTATCGAGGGATTTCTCGGCAATATCCAGGACATCAAAAAGACTGGGTAATTGAACATCGGGAATAACCCCTTTGAGCTGGGTCGAGCCACCGGCAATCCGGTAGAATTTCTGGACGGTCATTTTCATCGCCCCGGAATCATTGGTTTGATAAAAACGTTTCAGCTCGATCAATGCTTGGACCGTGCCTTTACCAAAGGTGCTTTTTTCACCCACCATCAATGCCCGGTTATAATCTTGTAAAGCTGCGGCAAAAATCTCCGAGGCTGAAGCACTCCCGTGGCTTGTCAGGACGATAAGGGGGCCTGAATATTGGACATTTTTATCGGTATCCTCAAACACCTCGATATTTCCCTTCTCGTCCTTGACCTGTACAACAGGCCCATTTGTCACAAAAAGGCCTGTGAGTTTAATGGCTTCTTTAAGATCCCCTCCCCCATTACGGCGGAGATCCACAATGACCCCTTCTACCCCTTGCTTATTGAGTTCATCCAGTAATTTCCGTGTATCCTTGGTCAGACTTTTACCGTTTTCACCTTTATCATCAGGATCGGAGTAGAACATGGGTAAATCCAAAACTCCAAATTTATGGACTTTCCCATCCTGCGCTGTCCATTGGATCAATTTCGCCTTTGCTTCTTGGGCCTCAATCTTGATCTCATCCCGGATAAGCTCGATAATTTTCCTTTGAGCCGGATCAGTCGCGTCAGCCGGGATAATACGCAAACGGACTTTTGTTCCTTTGGGTCCTCGGATCATGGACACGACTTTTTTGAGTTTCATATCGATACAATCGACAAATTCCAGATCAGCTTGAGCCACCCCTATAATTTTATCACCGGGTTTTAATCGTCCGTCGCGGTCGGCAGGCCCCCCTGTTGAAAGGGAGATGATTTTCGTATAACCATCCTCCGTACTCAGGACCGCTCCGATCCCGGTGAGGGAGAGTTTCATACTGATTTTAAACTCATTAAAGGCATCCGGCGACTGGTACTCACTATGCGGATCATAATTTTTCACCAAGGCATTTAAGTAGGTCGTGACTATCTCACTCGCGTCCATCTCATTGACACTCTTAAGCTGACGGTCGATCCGGCGTTTGACAATATCTAAGGCTTTATTCAAAGGCTCTTTATTGAGTTTTTCCTGGAGGACCTGGAATTTAATATACCGTTTCCAAAGGTCTCGTGCTTCCTCTTCGGTCTTAGGCCAAGCAGCTTTTTCACGATCAAGGACAATCGTGTCGTCCCCATCAAACTTGAATTTCTCTTTCATGATCTCATTGACCAGAACCAGACGTTCATCCACCCGTTTTTGGAACCTTTCAAAAATCTGAAAAGGAAGACTCAAATCCTGTTTCAAAAGTCCATTACGGACAGCCGGAGCCATCTTCAGTATTTCATCGACATCCGACTGGAGGAAAATCAAATGGGCACCATCTAATGCTTTAAGATAGTTTAATAGGGTTTCACGAGCGATGGCATCAGTAATCGGTTTTTTTGCGAAATGATTTTCTTCGAGGAGTTTTGTAACGATAAATGATTCTGTCTTGATCTCCCGAGACACGGTTTTTGGCTCGTGAAATACAAAGGATTTATCCGTTTTGTTTGTCGATATATCCTCGGAAAAAGCCAAAGATGGTAAAAGAACCGTTAATACTGCGATAATTTTGAGTGAGTGAGTGAATTTCATGAATTTTAAATAATATCCTAATCTTTCTGTGCCCCATCGGCTTCCCAATAATTTTCGGAGGCGAGCTTTCCTTCCCGCGTTAGGCGTATCCTCAGCATGGGAACCAAAAGTTTGAGCGTAACATGGACTACCCCGACAACAGGAAGGGCTAAAAGTAATCCGAGTACCCCAGCAATTTCACCACCGGAAAACAAGGCCACTACAACAACAACTGGATGCATATCCAAAGTCTCCCCCATGACCGAAGGGATAATCAATACATCGTCAACAATCCTCACTAACACATAAAGAATAACCACTAAAAGGGGAACAAGTTGCGGTGAAAAATGGAATAGACTGATCAATATAGCTGATTCATTGATATTCATCGTCGAAACGATAAAAGCCAGAATACCCGCTGTCGCTGGTCCAAGATAGGGAACGACATTGAGTGAACCGGTGAGTAATCCCAGCAAAAGGTAATTTGGCACTCCTAACAAATAAAGGCCGATTGATGCCATGAGACCTACAAAAAATGACTCCATAAAAAGCCCGCGTAAAAACCGCGTGACTTGCTC
This Verrucomicrobiota bacterium DNA region includes the following protein-coding sequences:
- a CDS encoding glycoside hydrolase family 31 protein; amino-acid sequence: MNTRALDSLNITRSSVTTATLVQKIPHGLILQTRAICSTKKHIYSADGDINKHRHMTGLGDQIKGSLKIELISDDAVRVRYSEGNTVPENKTPMVVGALPPAGKVAFAEFKDESGGKKKNGITLTTKTICVKVMLEPFRIEIFDRKGKLLTGIGGEEKNFFCNWDAINTGLCHSLESKSPIGVECFDLAHDEAIYGFGEKFIHLNKVGQTIDLDMTDALGVITPRSYKNIPFYASTKGYGVYFNHSSRMTFWVGSRSTVNIQAAIEDDFLDYTIFTGSLKKILSDYTTITGKGCLPPKWSFGYWQSKISYSGAEETLEIARNLRKHKFPCDVIHLDTYWFERDWYCDLQFSKDRFPDLAGYFAQMKALGINISLWQLPYIPEHNDLFDRLAAVDGFVKTTGGEIFNLGLCFTPGFKGRVGVIDFTHPKAVEIYKGELIRLFKIGASVIKTDFGEAAPAEGVTYYDGTPAHQMHNLYPLLYNKAAFEATQQTRGEGLVWGRSAWAGNQRYPLYWGGDNSANFANMPAQLAGGLSFGMSGFAFWSQDTGGFIGEMGGVLFLRWLQMAVFLSHMRIHGFGMREPYNLPPKARAIAKKFLHLRYRLLPYIYGQAQECVKSSLPMARALVLEFQNDPVTRHIDDEYLFGSNLLVAPIFDESAQRTVYLPEGRWYDWWTGKVWEGKQWINVKAPLDRIPLFVREGAVIALGPVLQYVNEKTVDQLELIVAPLSQDGKKTTTLSIDDRFVTATYTCLKGKHTIKIPKANCPIKIKVLGGKHKIRVE
- a CDS encoding type IV pilus twitching motility protein PilT, with product MSESNYQTYLDTAVEEGWLTTDDSQAWAAWLTENQVSDPLATLVEQGVLTPEQIAWIDSPSSPDEEEETEQVDTEPVQTGGSTPQEQVQEPEREVALGDDGLLPFLNDYLKVAKQMDASDFHFGVSSPPLMRLHGKLQPIFPDSKPLEPEQTEAKIFDMISEVQKKQLLDSGEIDFSYDIEGTGRFRSSIVKQRLGYDAVFRLINSKVRTMDELGIPEHLKILTKFQNGLVLITGPAGSGKSTTMAAFIEEVNRQRHDHIITLEDPIEYVFEPSGCHISQREVHTHTESFSAALRGALREDPDVIMVGEMRDLETISLAITAGETGHLVFGTLHTSSAGRTLDRVLDAFPVEQQAQIRTMVAGSLRGIVSQQLIPRIDGSGRVLALEILINTMACASLIREGKTFMLPGVMQTGKKAGCRTMDDALKQLLLDELISAEEAYARADQKDMFKEYLPEAVKEPI
- a CDS encoding type IV pilus twitching motility protein PilT; amino-acid sequence: MSKIDRVFKLMIEKGSSDLHLHEGKPPLARVHGEIEPISDEIMTRELIYAMLSEISGAERWDKFMQCGDLDFAYQMDENNRFRANFYKQVSGAGAVFRIIPTKILTLEQLGMPQVIKEFGQLRSGIVLVTGPTGSGKSTTLAALIDYINTTMSKHIVTIEEPIEFVHRNKQSVITQREVHVDTKSFKSGLKAALREDADVILVGEMRDLETIALALTAAETGMLVFGTLHTNNAQKTIDRIIDVFPANQQPQVRTMLSSSLRGVVAQLLMKRIDKPGRLAVNEILFCNLAVSAIIREGKTQKLGDVIGGGSGEGMQLMDDCIAQRLMEGKVSPVEAYMKSIDKTRFENFLPKDQPIGA
- a CDS encoding carboxy terminal-processing peptidase, with the translated sequence MKFTHSLKIIAVLTVLLPSLAFSEDISTNKTDKSFVFHEPKTVSREIKTESFIVTKLLEENHFAKKPITDAIARETLLNYLKALDGAHLIFLQSDVDEILKMAPAVRNGLLKQDLSLPFQIFERFQKRVDERLVLVNEIMKEKFKFDGDDTIVLDREKAAWPKTEEEARDLWKRYIKFQVLQEKLNKEPLNKALDIVKRRIDRQLKSVNEMDASEIVTTYLNALVKNYDPHSEYQSPDAFNEFKISMKLSLTGIGAVLSTEDGYTKIISLSTGGPADRDGRLKPGDKIIGVAQADLEFVDCIDMKLKKVVSMIRGPKGTKVRLRIIPADATDPAQRKIIELIRDEIKIEAQEAKAKLIQWTAQDGKVHKFGVLDLPMFYSDPDDKGENGKSLTKDTRKLLDELNKQGVEGVIVDLRRNGGGDLKEAIKLTGLFVTNGPVVQVKDEKGNIEVFEDTDKNVQYSGPLIVLTSHGSASASEIFAAALQDYNRALMVGEKSTFGKGTVQALIELKRFYQTNDSGAMKMTVQKFYRIAGGSTQLKGVIPDVQLPSLFDVLDIAEKSLDSPLPYDEIPSTKFSNYNNMNPGITDQLSKKSLARIEKNPDYKYILEDIKIQESRPKDRPISLNEKTRMDEKNADKARIEARKKERLARKTMNVKVLQMTVDKPVPHEIPPEEIAKKKKEREAARDKNGEDDPFEDMPEIDPALDESYNILFDYIQTTQKNEA